In Brevibacterium pigmentatum, the sequence GTCCCCGGCGCCGCGCTGGCCGCCCCAGCGGCGACAGCCCCCGAGGCTGTGGCGGCATCCCCAACCACTGCGTCAGCCGTGCCTGGTTTTGTCCCACCCAGTTCCGTTGCGGCGCTGGCCCTCCCAACCTTCGCCGAGGCGGCTCGGGAGTCCTGTCCGACCCGGCGAGGGAGCAGATCAGGCGGCCAGAGACGACGCAGACGTTCCGGCAGCCTGATGATCCGGTCGAGGTCGACGACGATCCAGCTGTCGATTCCGGCGGTCTCTCGCGCGGCGGGTCGGGCGTTCACAGTTGGATCCGCCCTCCCACCGACACAACCTGCAGGTGGAGGTCATACGCCTCGGCGAGCTTCTCCGCCCGCTCGCCCAGACGGTCGATCGATTCCGCACACGACGCCACCCTGTCATCGAGCAGCTGTCCCGCCGGGGAATCCCAGCCGTCGATCTGACGGCAGCTCTGTGCCAGGGAGCGCAGCACCTCCGCTCGCCGTCTCCACTGCTCGCGATTGCGCTCCAGCTCGTCCGTGATCATGCCTCAGCCCTCCCACCTGTCCGTCCGGCATCTGCGACCGAATCCGGCACCCATGCCCGAATCCGGTGTCCGTACCCGAATCACTCGACCGTAGGAGGGCGCGGGGCAGGGGCGGAAGCCTCGATTTCAGGGCTGGGGAAGAGCGCCGAGCATCCACAAGGCGCTGATGGCGAAGTCATCGCCGAATCCACAGGCGGAAACGCCCGAGTCCAGCTCTCCTTCCGCGTCTACCGGCCGGTAGACCCGGACGGGTGCCGCCCCGGTTCGCCGCTCATGAGAAAATGAGGGCATGCCGACTGTTTCCCTTGCCGAAATCTCGCCCGCCATCGCTCTCGGACCGCTTGATGGTCGCTACCGCAAAGACACCGCTGACCTCGTCGATCACCTCTCCGAGGCGGCTCTCAACCGCAATCGCATCACGGTTGAGATCGAATGGTTCATCCACCTCGCCCAGAACTCGGTGATCGAGGGCGTCCGCACCCTCACCCCCGATGAGGTCGACGGACTGCGCGCCTTCGCCGCCGACTTCGACGCCGACACCATCGCCACGCTGGCCGCTCATGAAGCCGTCACCGTCCACGACGTCAAGGCCGTCGAATACACAATCAAAGAAGCCCTAGTGAAGATCGGCGCCGAGGATCTCGGTGAGCTCGTCCACTTCTGCTGCACGTCCGAAGACATCAACAACCTCTCCTGGGCGCTGGGAATCAAGGGCGCCACCGAACAGGTGTGGTTGCCGCGAGCGAAGGCCCTCATCGACGCTCTCGCCGAGTCCGCCGCGGAGCTGGCCGAGGTGCCGATGCTCGCCCACACCCACGGTCAGCCGGCCACCCCGACGACGATGGGCAAGGAACTCGCGGTCTTCGTCCACCGCCTGCGCCGCCAGTACGAACGCATCGCCGCCACAGAGTTCCTCGGCAAGATCAACGGCGCCACCGGCACCTATTCCGCTCACCTGGCGGCCGTGCCGGGAGCCGATTGGCCGCAGATCGCACGCACCTTCGTCGAAGACCGCCTCGGGCTGAGCTTCAACGCTCTGACAACACAGATCGAGTCGCACGACTGGAACGCCGAACTGTTCGCCGATATCGCTCGGTTCAACAGGATCGCGCACAACCTGGCCACCGACATGTGGACCTACATCTCGATGA encodes:
- the purB gene encoding adenylosuccinate lyase; translated protein: MPTVSLAEISPAIALGPLDGRYRKDTADLVDHLSEAALNRNRITVEIEWFIHLAQNSVIEGVRTLTPDEVDGLRAFAADFDADTIATLAAHEAVTVHDVKAVEYTIKEALVKIGAEDLGELVHFCCTSEDINNLSWALGIKGATEQVWLPRAKALIDALAESAAELAEVPMLAHTHGQPATPTTMGKELAVFVHRLRRQYERIAATEFLGKINGATGTYSAHLAAVPGADWPQIARTFVEDRLGLSFNALTTQIESHDWNAELFADIARFNRIAHNLATDMWTYISMNYFKQIPVAGATGSSTMPHKVNPIRFENAEANLELSCALLDSLGSTLVTSRMQRDLTDSTSQRNIGVAYGHSVLALNNLVKGLGALAINEDALAADLDGNWEVLGEAVQSVMRAAGLQGVPGMDNPYETLKELTRGKRINQADLQTFVDGLGLTEERAELLKALTPATYTGVAAQLAESEVSDWKAFSEG